The Nocardioides zeae genome includes the window TGGTTGGCCCAGATCGGGTCCCAGTTGCGCAGGCCCTCGACGTAGTGCCACATGCGGTCGGGGTTGATGACCGCGCCGCCGGCGGCCTCGGTGATGCCGATCATCCGCCCGTCGACGTGGGCGGGCACGCCGGCGACCATCCGCTCCGGCGGGGTGCCGAGACGCGCGGGCCAGTTCTGGCGCACCAGCTCGTGGTTGCCCCCGATGCCGCCGGAGGCGACGACCACGGCCTGGGCGCTGAGCTCGAACTCCCCGGTCTCGTCGCGGGAGGACGCCGCGCCCCGTACGACGTCGGACGGCGCCAGCAGAGCGCCGCGCACGCCCGTGACCGTGCCCTCGCTGGTGACGAGCGCATCGACGCGGTGCCGGAAGCGGAGCTCGATCCGCCCGGTCGCGACGTGCTCGCGCACGCGCCGCTCGAAGGGCTCCACCACACCGGGTCCGGTGCCCCAGGTGAGGTGGAAGCGCGGCACCGAGTTGCCGTGGCCGTCGGCGCGGCCGTCGCCCCGCTCGGCCCACCCGACGACCGGGAAGAAGCGGTGGCCCATCTGCCGCAGCCACGACCGCTTCTCGCCGGCGGCGAAGTGCACGTAGGCCTCGGCCCAGCGCCGCGGCCAGTGGTCCTCGGGACGGTCGAACTGCGCCGAGCCGAACCAGTCCTGGAGCGCGAGGTCGAGCGAGTCCTTGACGCCCATCCGCCGCTGCTCGGGGCTGTCGACGAGGAAGAGCCCGCCCAGCGACCAGAAGGCCTGGCCCCCCAACGACTGCTCCGGCTCCTGGTCGAGCACCACCACCTTCCGACCGGCGTCCGCCAGCTCCGCCGCGGCGACGAGCCCCGCCAGTCCTCCCCCCACCACGATCGCGTCTGCGTCCATGGGGAGAGGCTCGGCGCCGTCTCCGACGAGCACAAGGGTGGTCACCTGAGGTGAGCACTGGCATTGTCATGTCCTGACAGATTCCAGCGCCGGCGAGGAGCGAGCATGGCCACCGACCCCGCCCGTCGCACCGTGCGCGACGAGGCCCTCGCCCGGCTCGACGAGATCGCCGCACGCGTCACCGCCGAGATCGTCGCCGAGATCCCCGCCTACGCCGCGCTCGCGCCGGCCCAGCTCGCCGAGGTCGACGCGATCGCGCGGTGGGGCACGACCCGGGTGCTGGACCTGTGGGCGGAGGGCGCGGCCGGGCTCGCACCGTCGGACGTGCAGCGCTTCCGGGGGATCGGCGCCGCTCGGGCGCTCGACGGGCGCCCGCTGCCCGGCATCATCCGCGCCTACCACCTCGCTGCCACCCAGGTCGTCGACCACATCGAGGCCACCGCCGCCGACCGCCTCACGGTCGGTGACGCGATCGCCCTGTCACGCCTGTGGATGGCGGTCGTCGACACCCTCACCGACGCGCTCCACGACGGCTACGCCGCCGGCGCCCAGCGCGCGGGCGACCGTGACGGCGCCATCGAGCACCTCCTCGACGACCTGCTCGCCGGCCGTCAGGTCGCGCGCACCAACCTCGAGGACCGGAGCCGGGAGCTGCGAGTCGCGGTCCCGCCGCGCCCCACCCTGCTGGTGGTCGCCCTCTCCCCCGACGGACCGTCGCGCGCCGACCTGGCCGCCCTGGTGGGCGACGACGCGCCGCTCCGGCACCGCGACGGCCACGGCGTCGCCCTCCTCGACGCGGCGGCCGCCCGGGCGGCCGCCGTGCGCTGGACCGCGTCGTGGCGGGGTGCGCTGATCCCGAACGACCGCGTCGCCGACCTGCCGCGGTCCTTCCGCCTCGCCACCCGTGCGCTCGACCGCGCTCCCGCGCACGCGTACGGCGAGGGCCGCCTCCTCGACGAGGCCGACGCGCTGCTCGTCGCGCTCCTCACGGGCCATCCCGACACGGACCACGCGCGCCTCGAGCGCCTGACCCTCGGCGGCTTGGGCGACGCCGACCACCTGCGGGCGAGCATCGAGGCCCACATCGCGACCGGCTCGGCCGACGCCGCCGCGGCCCGGCTCGGGGTCCACCCGCAGACCCTGCGCCACCGGCTGCGGCGCACCCGCGACCTCACCGGCCGCGACCCCCGTCGCCCCTGGGACCGGCTCGTGCTCGAGGTGGCGCTCCTGGGCCGGGCCGGGTAGTCAGGCGCAGCCGAGGACGTCGTACGCCGCGGCGGCGAGCTCCACGAGGTCGTCGCGCTGCTCGTCCTCGTCGCGGGTGTCGGCGAGCGCCCAGCCGAGGCGGCTGCTGGTGGCGGTCACGGCGCACTCCTCCGAGGCGACGAGGACGGCGGAGTCGCGGTCGACGTACACCTCCTTGCCGTCCACCTCGACGGGGTCCCCGGAGCCGGCGAGGCCCATGGCGAGGTAGCCCTCGTTCGTCAGCTGGGACCCGATCGTCGTGAACGCCTCGTCCCCGACGTACGCGCACCGGATCCCCGCCGCGCCGACCGCTCCGCGCGCGGCGCGCACCTCGCCCACCCGCGCGGTGACCAGCTCGTCGGCGGGATCGGGGCAGGAGGCGGGCAGCTCGACGGCCGGTACGTCGACGTCCGCGAGGCCGTCCACGACCTCGCGGGCCAGGTCCACGAGCAGGTCCTCGGACACCACGGCGTCGCTGTCGTCCCGGAACTGGCTGTCGACGAGCACGACCTGGTCCCCGGCCCGGACCGTCACGCGGAGCCCGTCGTAGGAGTTCACCGCGACGTACGCCTCGTCGCCGAGACCCGCCAGCGGCTCGGCGGGGTCGCTGCCGTAGGGCGTCGCGATCGCAGCCACCGGGCGGCCGTCGTCGAAGGCGCGCACCCCCACGTTCAGCATCCCGCCGGCGAAGCCGCAGGCCGCGAAGGTCTCCTCGCCCGGGAGGAGACCGACGGCCTCGCCACCGAGGTCGTCCGCACCGCCCGAGCTGCTGGCGTCGAGGGCCTCGGCGAGCGCGTCGCGCGTCTCCGCCGAGACGAGCCCGCACGGCACGGAGCCGGCGTCGGTCCCGCCCGTCGCGTCCCAGTCGCCTGCCGTGTCGCCTGCCGTGTCGCCGTCGGCGCGATCGCGGTCACCCGGTCCCCCGTCGTCGTCGCCGCACCCCGCGAGCGCGAGCGGGAGGACGAGCGCGGCGGCGAGCAGGGCAGGACGGCCGGGACGGAGGAGACGCATGACCCCGCCCTTCCCCCTGGGACGTCATGCGAACCGTCGGCCGGGGCCACCGCTTTGCATGACGTGCGGAAGGGGACGGCGCGCACCCTCAGCCGAGGTCGATGCCCATCTCGGCCAGGGTCCGCTGCGCGATCCGGAACGCGGTGTTGGCGTCGGGCACACCGCAGTAGATCGCCGTCTGCAGGAAGAGCTCCTCGAGCTCGTCGACCGTGACCCCGTTGCCGATCGCCGCGCGGACGTGCATCGCGAGCTCCTCGTGGTGACCGCGCGCGACGAGCGCGGTCAGGGTGATGAGGGAGCGGGAGTGCCGGCTGAGCCCCGGGCGGGTCCAGATCCCGCCCCAGGCGTACTGCATGATGAAGTCCTGGAACCCCGCCGTGAACCCCGTCGCCGCGGCGGTGGCGCGGTCGACGTGCGCGTCGCCGAGCACGGCGCGCCGCACCCGCATGCCGGCGGCGCGCTGCTCCTCGATCGTCGCCGACGACGGGACCCCGTCGCGGTCCACCGCGGGGCCCGTTGCGCCGTGGTGGGCCCGCAGGAACGGCACGAGGAGAGCTGCCACCCGGTCGGGGGCCTCGGCAGGGGCCAGGTGGGCGACGTCGTCGAGGACGACGAGGCGCCCGTTGCGCACCCCGTCGGCGATCGCCGCGAGGTCGGCGGGCGGCGTGGCCTGGTCGGCGGCACCGGCGACCGCCAGGACCGGCGCCGCGACCTCGACGAGCCGGTCGCGCGCGTCGAAGGCGGCGAGGGCGGAGCAGGTGTGCGCGTAGCCCCCGGGATCGGCGGCGGCGAGCGCATCGAGGAGCAGGCCGGCGCGCTCGGGGTCGCGGTCGACGAACCCCGGCGCGAACCAGCGCTGCCGCGCGCCGTCGACCACGCTCGACGTGCCCGACGCTCGGACGAGGGTGGCTCGCTCGTGCCAGCCCGCGGCCTCCCCGATCCGCGCGCCGGTGCAGACCAGGGCTGCGGCGACGACCCGCTCGGGCGCGTCGAGCAGGAGCTGGAGCCCCACTGCACCGCCGACGGACACGCCGGCGTACAGCACGCGTTCGCCGCTCCGACCCTCGTGGGCCAACGCGGCGTCGAGCGCCGCCAGCACGCCCGCCGCCAGCTCCCCCAGGTCGAAGGGGTCCTGGGGCGCGGGGCTGGTCCCGTGACCCGGCAGGTCCCAGGCGAGGACGCGGTGGTCGGCCGCCAGCGCGGCGGCCGTGGTCTCCCACAGCGCGGTCGCGGACGTCCCCAGGGACGGGCCGAGCAGCAGCACGGGACCCCGGCCCCCGAGGTCGACGGTGCGGATGTCGGGCACGCTCACTGCTCTCTCCTGCTCTCGCGGCGCAGGCGCTCGGCCTGCTCGACGACGCGACGGACGATCCCGTCCGCGGCACCGAGGTACGTCGAGGGATCGTGGGCCGCGTCCGCGGGGGCCGGGGGCGGGGTCGGCGCCCGCGGCCCGCCGTACCGCGTCGCGCTCGGCCAACAGCCCCGCGGAGGAGGCGGCCCGTGCCCGCTCGCCCATCACGTCCGCGTGCACCCGCAGCCCGGCCACGAGCTCGGCGGTCTGGTCGGCGGCCACGACGCTGCGGCGTCCGAGGTCGCGGAGGGTCGCCCACTCGGCGTGCCACGAGCCGGTCGGCCGCTCGTCGTCGGCGAGCGCGGCGGCAGCGTGCAACGTCGCGACGAGGCCCGGGGTCGTGATCGCGGCGCGCCGCACGAGCACCGACAGCACGGGGTTCTGCTTCTGGGGCATGGTCGACGAGCCGCCGCGGCCCTCGCCCGTCGGTTCCCCGACCTCGCCGACCTCGGACCGCACCAGGGTGAGCACGTCGGTGGCGATCCGGCCGCAGGCCTGGGTCGCGGTGCCCAGCGCGTCCCCGGCGCGGGTGACCGGGGTGCGGTCGGTGTGCCACGGCACCGAACGGGCGAGCCCCAGGGCGTCGGCCAGGACGTCGGTGATCGCGAGGGGGTCGACGGCCGCGCCGGTGCGCGCAGTCGCCCCGAGGGACGTCAGCTCGCCGAGGGCCGACAGCGTGCCCGCGGCCCCGCCGGCCTGCACGGGCAGGAGGGCACGGGCGCGACGTACCTCCTCGGCGGCCGCTACGACGCCCCGCAGCCAGCCGGCCGCCTTGAGGCCGAAGGTCGTGGGCACGGCGTGCTGGGTGAGGGTGCGGCCGACCATGACCGTCCCCCCGTGCTCGCGCGCCAGGTCGGCCAGCGCGTCGGCGGCACGACCGAGGGCCTCGTCGACGCGGTCGAGGGCGTCGACCAGCGCCAGGACCAGCGTGGTGTCGACGACGTCCTGGCTGGTGAGGCCGCGGTGCAGCCACGTCGCCGCGTCGGCCGCGCCGGTCGCGCGCAGCCGCTCCCGCAGCACACCGACCAACCCGATCACCGCGTTGCCGCCCCCCTCGGCGCCGAGCGCCAGGTCGGCAGCGTCGTCCTCCCCCACACCGGGCAGGACCGCCGCGGCGGAGGTCGGCGCGACGCCGGCCGCCACGAGCCCGTCCAGCCAGGCCTGCTCCACCCGCACCATCAGTGCCAGCAGGCGGGTGTCGTCGAAGAGGTCGCCGGCGCGCTCGTCGCCGGGCCACAACAGGTCGGGCACCCGGTCAGTCTCCCCCGGCCGACCCGCGACGACCGTCGAAGGCGAGGAAGACGGTCTCGTCGTCGCCCTGCAGGCGTACGTCGAAGACGTACCCCTGCCGGTCGGCCGTCGCCAGCAGCGTCGCGCGCCGCTCGGCGGGCAACGAGGCGAGCAGCCGGTCGGCGGCCAGCGCCTGCTCGTCGACGCCGGGTGCGCCCGCGGGGAGGTAAGCCCGCGTGAACAGGCGGTCCACCTGTCCCCGGGCGAAGACGGTGACGGCGAAGAACGGCGCCGCACCCGGCCGGGCCGGCCCCGGGGTGAGCGTCGAGAAGGAGTAGGCGCCGCGCCGGTCCGTCGACGCTCGGCCGAAGCCGGTGAAGGTGAAGCCGTCGCGGCGCAGGCTGCCCTCGACCTGGGGGACCGCGCCGCCGGGGTCGGTCTGCCAGATCTCGACCAGGGCGTCCGGCACCGGCGCACCGGCCCCGTCGACGACGTGTCCGTGCAGGCGGACCGCGCCCGGCGCACCCGGGGGCACGAGGTCGCGGTCGCCGGCGTACGGCAGGGCGTAGTGGAAGAACGGCCCGACGGTCTGACCGGGCGTCCGTGCTGGGGAGGTCATCGTCGTCCTCTCAGAGGTGCTCGACGTCGGACTCGCGCACGGTGCGGTGGGAGCCGGTGAGCACGATGTCCCACCGGTAGCCCGTCGCCCACTCGTGCGTGGTCACGGTGTGGTCGTAGGTCGCGACGAGCCGGTCGCGCGCCGCGGGGTCGACGATGGACTGGTAGATCGGGTCGAGGTCGAAGAGCGGGTCGCCCGGGAAGTACATCTGCGTGACGAGGCGCTGGGTGAACTCCGTGCCGAACAGGCTGAAGTGGAGGTGCGCGGGCCGCCAGGCGTTGCGGTGGTTCCGCCACGGGTAGGGGCCGGGCTTGATCGTGGTGAAGCGGTACCAGCCGTCACCGTCGGTGAGGCAGCGACCGGCACCGGTGAAGTGGGGGTCGACGGGCGCGGGGTGCTGGTCGCGCTTGTGCACGTAGCGGCCGGCCGCGTTGGCCTGCCACAGCTCGACGAGCTGGTGGCGCACGGGACGGCCCTCGCCGTCGACCACACGTCCGGTGACGACCATCCGCTCCCCGATGGGCTCGCCGCCGTGCTGGATGGTGAGGTCAGCCTCGAGGGGGTCGACGTCCGTCGGGCCGAAGGCCGGCGCCCAGAGCTCGACCTCCTCGGGATCGGCGTGGTGCAACGACTTCGTCGGGTGCCGCAGGATGCTGCTGCGGTAGGGCGGGTAGTCGAGCCGGGGGCGGGTCTCGACGGGCGCACCGGCGGCCACGGACGCGGCGTAGTCCTGCGCGATCGTCGCCATCTCGGCGGAGAGCTCCGCCTGGGTCTCGGTGGTCACGCCTGCGACGGTAGTGCGGCACGGGTACGCTCGGCGCCTCACATCTTCCACTCAGCGGAAGGAAGGCGGAGATGGCCGGCAACGCGCGCGAGCCCGGGACGACGGTCGCGCAACGCATCGTCGCCCTCCTCGGGGCCTTCGACGACCAGCACCGCCGGCTCCCGCTCGCCCGCCTCGCCGAGCGCTCGGGCCTCGCCCCACCGACGGCGCACCGGCTCGCGGCCGAGCTGGTCGCCGGGGGGCTCCTGGAGCGTCGCGGCGACGGGACCTACGCCGTGGGTCGGCGACTGTGGGACCTCGGCCTGCTCGCCGCCGTCCAGACCGACCTGCGAGCCGCGGCAGCGCCGTTCCTGCAGGACATCTACGCCGCCACGCTCGCCACCGTGCATCTCGCGGTGCGGGAGGGCACGGAGGTGCTCTACGTCGAGCGGCTGTCGGGACGGGCCTCGGTGCCGATCATCTCGACGGTGGGCAGCCGGCTGCCGGGGCACGCGACCGGCGTCGGGAAGGTACTGCTCGCGCACGCACCGCCCGCGGTCCTCGACGAGCTCCTCGCGGGCCCCCTGCCCCGGCTGACGCCCTACACCGTCGTGCAGCCCGGCACGCTGCGGCGCCAGCTGGAGGCCGCCCGCCGCGACGGCTACGCCACGACCGTCGAGGAGGTGTCGGCCGGGGCGTGCTCGCTGGCGGTCCCCGTACGCCGCGGCAGTGCCCCCGACGCCCCCGTGGTGGCCGCGCTCGGCGTGGTCGTGCCCTCGCTCAAGCGCGACCGCCCGCGGTTGCTGGCGTCGCTGCGCACCGCCGCTGCGGGGATCGCCCGGTCGCTCTGACCCGCCCCCTCCCCCGCCGGGGACGGATCAGACCGTCGGCCAGCCCGTGTACCCCTCGGCGAGGTAGGTGGACCCGGCCGTGGAGCTCACCAGGCTCTCGAGCTCACCGAGCTGCCGCGCCTCGTCGAAGTCCTCGGAGTCGGGCGAGCGGTGCAGCATCGTGGTCATCCAGTAGGAGAAGTGCTGGGCCTTCCACACCCGCGCGAGCGCGCGGTCGGTGTAGGTCTCCAGCGCGTCGGCCTGGCCCTTGAGCAGGAACCGCTCGAGCTCCTCGGCGAGCACCCGCACGTCCGCCATCGCCAGGTTCAGACCCTTGGCCCCGGTCGGCGGCACCGTGTGCCCGGCGTCCCCCGCGAGCACGAGACGGTCGTGGCGCAGGGGCGTCTGGACGAAGCTCCGGAACGGCAGGACGCTGCGCTCCAGCACCGGGCCCGTCTGCAGCCCGAAGTCGTCCACACCGGCGACCCGCCCCTGCAGCTCCTCCCAGATCCGCTCGTCGCTCCAGCCTGTCGGGTCCTCACCGGGATCGCACTGGAAGTACATGCGCTGCACGTCCGGCGTGCGCTGGCTGATGAGGGCGAACCCCTTCTCGGAGCGGGCGTAGACCAGCTCGGGGGCGCTGCGCGGCGCCTGGGCGAGGATCCCGAACCACGCGAACGGGTACTCGCGGAGGTACTGCTTCCGGTCCGCCACCAGCGGACGGCAGACGCTGCGGGAACCGTCGGCCCCGACGACCACCTCCGCGACGACCTCGTGGGTGCGACCGTCCGTGCCAGTGTAGGTGACGCGGGGCTCGGCGACGTCGAGCACCTGCACGTCGCTCACCCCGTACCGCAGGTCGCCCGCGGCGGCCGAGCGGGTGGCGTGCAGGTCGCGGAAGACCGCGGTCTGCGGGTAGAGCCAGACCGACGCGCCCACGAGCGCCTCGAAGTCGACGTGGTGGCTCACGCCGCCGAAGCGCAGGTAGATGCCCCCGTGCCGGTCCCCCTCGGTGAGCACCCGCTCGCTGGCGCCCGAGTCGACGAGGAGCCGGACGCTGTCGCGCTCGAGGATGCCGGCGCGATGGGTGGTGGCGATCTCGTCGTGCTCGCGATGGTCCAGCACGACCGACTCGATGCCGGCCAGGTGCAGGAGGTGGGAGAGGAGGAGACCGGCGGGGCCGCCGCCGACGACGACGACCCGGGTGCGGGTGGTGGATGCGGTGGTCACGGCGAGGACGCTAGGGGCCCGTGACGGGCATCACCTCCCCTAGGATGTCACTGAGTGGAACGCGTTTCCGAGGGGAGCAGTCCGTGGCGGGTGGTGGGACCCCGGGGGCGTCGCTGGTCCGGCGGACGCTCGCGGTGCTCGGCGCGTTCGACGACCGACACCGGCGGCTGGGCCTGACCGAGCTCGCGACCCGTGCCGACCTTCCCGTGCCGACGACCCTGCGCATCGCCCGCGAGCTCGTCGCGGGGGGCGCCCTGGAGCGCGGCGAGGACGGCCGGTACGCCGTGGGCCGACGCATCTGGGACCTCGGGCTGCTCGCCCCCATGCAGAGCGGGCTCCGGGAGACGGCCGCCCCCTTCCTCCAGGACCTCCAGGCGGCGACCCGCGCGACCGTGCACCTGGCCGAGCGCGAGGGCGACCAGGTCCTCTACCTGGAGCGGCTCGCCGGGCGCACCACGGTGCCGGTGGTCAGCCGCGTCGGCGGCACCCTGCCGCTGCACGCCACCGGGGTCGGCAAGGTGCTGCTCGCCCACGCACCGGCCGACGTGGTCGCCCGGGTGCTCAGCGAGCTGTCCGGGCGGCCGCGACTGACGCCGTACACGATCACGTCGCCCGGGGTCCTCGCCGAGCAGCTGCGGCGGATCCGCCGGGAGGGCGTGGCGACCACGGCCGAGGAGATGACCCTCGGGGCCTGCTCGATCGCCGTGCCGATCCGCCTGGGCGGGACGGGCGGGACGGGCGGGACGGGCGGGACCGGCGACCCGGGAGGAGCCGGCGAGGTCGTCGCGGCGCTCGGCGTCGTGGTGCCGTCGCTGCGCCGCGACCGCCCGCGGATCCTGGCCGCGCTGCAGGTCGCGGCCTCGGGCACGGGACGCGCCCTGGCGAGGGCCGCGGTCGGCCAGCGCGGCTGAACCGCGGCGCTCCGCTCAGCGGGCCACCAGGCGAGCAGGCAGGGAGGAGAAGCCCCGCAGGGTGTTGTTGAGGTGGCGGACCGGGATACCGTCCGGTTCGATCTTCTTCACACGACGGGCGAGCGCGTGCAGCACGCACTCGGCCTCCATCCGCGCCACGTGCTGGCCGACGCACTGGTGGATTCCCATGCCGAACCCCACGTGACCCGACGGGTCGCGGTCCAGGTCGAACTCCTCGGGGCGCTCCCACCGGCTCGGGTCGTTGTTGGCCGAGCCGAGGAACATGAGGATCTTCCGCCCCTCGGGGACGACCACGTCACCGACACGAACGTCGCACGTGGCCGTGCGGAAGAAGGTCTGGACGGGTGACTCCCATCGGATCGCCTCGTCGAACGCGACCCGGGCCCGGGCGGGTTCTGCTCGCAGGCGCTCCCACTGCTCGGGTGACGACAGGAAACCGGCCATCACCGCTCCCAGGGCGTGCACGGTGGTGTCGACCCCGGCGGACAGGAGCGAGCGGACCACGAGCGGCGCCTGCTCGGCGGTGATGTCGCCACAATCCGACGCCTCCCAGATGCGCGCACCGAAGCCGTCCGCGGACAGGACCTCGCGACGGCACTGCTCGTTGACCCACCCGGAGACCCCAGCGATCCTCGGCAACCCCTTCTCGACGAGCGCATTGACGGGACCGAACGCGTTGAAGAGGTGGTCGCCGTAGGGCAGCAGGTTCTCGCGTCCCTCCTCAGGGATGCCGACCGCGTCGGGGAAGACCCGCAGCGGGAAGCGCTCGGCAAGGTTCGACACCGCGTCGAAGCGCTCACGCTCGAGCAGGTCCTCGACAAGCTCCTCGGCGGCTGTCTCCCACCGCGGACGCAACGCACGCAGCGCGCGGGGGTTCAGGATGGGCTCGAGGACGTGGCGAGGGGCGTCGTGATGCGGAGGGTCGGTCTCCAGCAGCAGGCTCGGCGGTCGCCACGGCTTCTCAGAGCGGAAGTTGCTCAGTCCCACGCCCGCCGCAGACTGGAAACGCTGCCAATCGACGAGTGCGGCGTGCACCTCGGCGTAGCGTCCCATCGCGTAGACGTCGTAGCGCGGAAGGTGCACGACGGGGCCGGCCGCGCGCAGACGCTCGTGGAACGGGATGGGATCGGCGAGGATCTCCGGCCCGAAGGGGTCGACGTCCAGGGCCGGGGCCTCGACGGTCGGATCCGGGGTGGCGAGCGACATGGTGGTGTTCCTTCGGTGGGCGCTGGACGGGCAGGTGAGCCGAGAGGTCAGAGGTCGAGGACGAGGCGGTCGCTCGCCGACCTGGAGACGCAGGGGTAGAAGCAGTCGTTCCGGCGGCGCTGCGCCTCGTCGAGCAGCGAGTCGCGGTGGTCGGGGGTGCCGGCGAGCACGGTGGTCTCGCACGTCCCGCACACGCCCTGCCTGCAGGAGGCCAGGACGGGCGCTCCCGCTGCCGCGAGAGCGTCGAGCACGCTGTCCCCGGGCTGGATGCCGAGCACCGTGCCGGTGCGGGCGAGCTCCACCTCGTAGCCGGTCGTGCGCACCGGCGGGCCCTGCTCGCGCGCCTCGAACCGCTCGATCCGCAAGTGCCCGACTGGTCTGTCGGTGCACACAGACTCCACGGCGGCGAGCAGCGGCGCGGGGCCGCAGCAGTAGATCTTCGTGCCGGACGGTTCGGCATCGACCGCCGACGCCAGGTCGAGGAGTCCGTGGGAGTCCTGGGGCCACAGGGTCACCCGATCGCCCCAGCGTGCGAGGCGATCGACGAACGCCATCGAGACCCTCCTGCGGCCGCCGTAGAGGAGCGACCAGGGCGTGTCGAGCATCGTTGCCTGCTCGATCATGGGCAGCATCGGAGTTATCCCGATCCCACCGGCCACGAAGAGATAGCGATCGGCGGGCACCAGCGGGAAGTGGTTGCGAGGCCCACCCACCTCGATCCCGTCGCCGACGGCGAGATGATCATGGACGAAGGCTGAGCCGCCACGGCCGTCGGGCTCGCGCAGCACGGCGATCTCGTAGGAGCGTGGGTCCCACCGGTCACCGCAGAGCGAGTACTGGCGGGTGAGTCCGTTGGGGAGACCCAGGTCGATGTGCGCTCCGGGCGTCCAGTCCGGCAGTCGCAGTCCTCCCGGCGCCTCCAGGCGGAGCCTGACCACGCCGTCCGCGACGGGGTCCTTGGCGGTGACGACGAGGGCTACCCGGCCGGAGGCACCGACGGACGCCACGACGGGCGCGGGCCGGCCTGCTGCGGCGGGCGACGATGAGAGCGACATGCGTCGGAGGATGCCCCGATAGTGACAGCGGTCACTATGGCTTTCCCATTGAACGGGCGGACGGCTCGGATTGCGCGTCGCCGCAGCTGACGCGCTGCTCAGCTGCCCCCCGAGGCCCGCGGAGGGCCCGCTCGAGACCCCGGGCTGCGGTGCGCAGCACGTCGATGCGTGGCCGCGTCGAGCTGCCATCATTGGGAATGACGAGAGCGAGCCCGGCGATGACGCTGCCGCTCGGTTCACGGACCGGGACGGCGACCCCGGTCGCCGCCAGGTCGATGTGGCCGCGGCACTCGGCGAAACCCTGGTGCCGCACGTCGGCCAGCAAGGCTCGCAGACGGGCCGGATCCGTGACGGTGGAATGCGTGTAGGACTGCAGCGGCCCCGCCAGAACCTGCTCCTGCACACCGCGTGACGCATGGGCAAGCAGGACGAGACCGGCGGAGGACGCATGGAGGGGGAGACGCCCGGCGATCCGGGTAACGTTGATGACCGCGCCGCGGGCGGAAAGGCGCTCGAGGAAAAGCACGTCACGCCCGTCGAGCACCCCGAGCTGGGTGTGGTGCCCGACCACCGCCTGCAGGTCCTCCATGAAGGGCATCGAGACCTCACGGAGCACCTGCGCGGGCGACGCGCGGGCGGCGAGCTCCCACATCCTGACCCCGACGCGGACCTGGCCGCGCGCGTCACGACGAAGGAGCTGGTGGGAGACGAGCTGGTCCACCAGCCGCGATGCCGTCGATGGGGGCAGGCCCGCCCGAGCCGCCAGCTCGCCGACGGTCATGGCCGGCGTGGCGGGATCGAACGATTCGAGCATCCGCACGACGCGCTCGACGACGCCCTCACCGGAGGGTGACCGCGCCACGGGCTCACCTCCAGCTGATCATGCGCAACGTTCCATGCCCCGTCATGTCAGGGCAGCTCCAGAGTGACCTCGGCCCCGGGGCCGCTGAGCCGCGTCACGCAGGTGCAGAGGAGCCGGGCCGCATCGTGCTGGGCAGCGTCCAGGAAGACGTCCCGGTGGTCGACTTCACCACGGTGTCCCAGCACCTTGACCTGGCACAAACCGCACTCGCCCTTGCGGCAGTCGAACATCATGTCGAGGCCGGCATCCTCGAGCGCTTCGAGGATCGAGCGTTCCGCCGGCACCTCGAGGTCGACACCGTGTGCAGGTACGCGCACCGTGAACGCTTGGTTGGCGAACCGTCCGCTGGCCCCGAACGTCTCGAGGCGGAGGTCACGGGAGTGCCGGCCGTCGCTGCGCCATGCCTCACGCACCGCGTCCATGAGCCGCAGGGGA containing:
- a CDS encoding IclR family transcriptional regulator encodes the protein MARSPSGEGVVERVVRMLESFDPATPAMTVGELAARAGLPPSTASRLVDQLVSHQLLRRDARGQVRVGVRMWELAARASPAQVLREVSMPFMEDLQAVVGHHTQLGVLDGRDVLFLERLSARGAVINVTRIAGRLPLHASSAGLVLLAHASRGVQEQVLAGPLQSYTHSTVTDPARLRALLADVRHQGFAECRGHIDLAATGVAVPVREPSGSVIAGLALVIPNDGSSTRPRIDVLRTAARGLERALRGPRGAAEQRVSCGDAQSEPSARSMGKP